In Salmo salar chromosome ssa03, Ssal_v3.1, whole genome shotgun sequence, a single genomic region encodes these proteins:
- the LOC106599644 gene encoding uncharacterized protein yields MMASRSTLHFKPPLTIIITYGLKSWLECLCRAILIEGPRQIPEFIAAYCDELLEFRERNPLMDTKDITYLYQEIREANYVEDWKASIDLMHRQQGLQYPPGEPAPVHCDQMLLLLAEETLSVSQRISPRSTQESNVPSSEPMGGPDEQAQSLSSPPGGTHNGDDVGGQSSPTLPGDGAQSSPAQLGDQPSPAVEEEGAQAGPGSAVQSAVFQRSPSGDSLLEANHSAVLISTDSAPTNNTVIVHSENPPETIVFHSDRRLSSGVSSRGSLTWTLSVGEGNKVWVNDPTEVMSDDVVVFHKVPSMDSLSCMPSAWSNTSLAAEEKVDQKPDYFLNIFLPNRIGVLDNSTQVSQTAIRLCEEVSAYPIEVQQGTLGLEVYLGASPANVVGPQNNRTQNTRSQGVQTSPDHHGEPSQSVPIGAGRVTPHAQPARENYTNQVWTLYHLANETEEGTLSAKVISQPPYNGSAYIRNFGAGHVLLAERSPSPQKSDTQSWSGQPKQPQPPPFLMSPRRAFTHRAQSSTLPPPSLPQPPTVHNQEISIPNFFMHPQLLPVSPGKIVRSIPTAMQTGSRSAVVRPGDPPGYLSFSVPMETVSGGSGQDGQAQFLQVISAEGNTVYSPALINIFTTEEEDQEGARRRPTSAPFNW; encoded by the exons ATG ATGGCTTCTAGGAGTACGCTTCACTTCAAGCCCCCATTGACAATCATCATCACATACGGGCTGAAGAGTTGGCTAGAATGTCTTTGCAGAGCCATACTCATTGAGGGACCAAGGCAGATACCGGAATTTATTGCTGCCTATTGCGATGAGCTGCTGGAATTTAGAGAAC GTAATCCTTTGATGGATACCAAGGATATAACATATCTGTACCAAGAGATACGTG AGGCAAATTATGTCGAAGACTGGAAAGCTTCCATAGACTTAATGCACAGGCAGCAAGGCCTACAGTATCCACCCGGAGAGCCTGCACCTGTGCACTGCGACCAGATGTTGCTCCTCCTGGCTGAGGAGACACTGTCAGTCAGCCAGAGGATCAGCCCAAGATCCACCCAGGAGTCCAATGTCCCCTCCAGTGAGCCCATGGGTGGGCCAGATGAGCAGGCTCAGTCGCTGAGCAGTCCCCCTGGAGGAACCCACAATGGAGATGACGTTGGAGGTCAATCCAGCCCAACCCTCCCTGGAGATGGAGCTcagtccagcccagcccagcttGGAGATCAACCCAGCCCAGCTGTGGAAGAGGAGGGGGCCCAGGCCGGGCCGGGTTCTGCAGTGCAGTCAGCCGTGTTCCAGAGATCTCCGTCAGGGGACAGTCTACTGGAGGCCAACCACTCTGCGGTCCTGATCAGCACCGACAGCGCCCCGACCAACAACACCGTCATTGTCCACTCTGAGAATCCTCCGGAGACCATTGTCTTCCACAGCGACAGACGTCTATCCTCAGGTGTATCTTCCAGGGGTAGTTTGACCTGGACTCTTTCGGTTGGTGAGGGGAATAAGGTTTGGGTGAATGACCCAACAGAGGTGATGTctgatgatgtggtggtgttccACAAAGTTCCCTCAATGGACAGCCTGTCTTGCATGCCGTCTGCCTGGAGTAATACCTCTTTAGCTGCTGAGGAAAAAGTGGATCAA AAACCAGACTATTTTCTAAACATTTTTCTTCCTAATCGCATAGGAGTATTGGACAACAGCACACAGGTTTCACAAACTGCAATCCGCCTTTGTGAAGAGGTGAGTGCCTACCCTATAGAAGTGCAGCAGGGGACCCTGGGACTTGAAGTTTATCTAGGAGCTTCTCCAGCCAATGTTGTTGGGCCTCAAAACAATAGAACTCAAAACACACGTTCACAGGGTGTGCAGACTAGTCCAG ATCATCATGGCGAGCCCTCACAGAGCGTTCCTATTGGAGCAGGACGCGTCACTCCTCATGCTCAGCCTGCCCGCGAGAATTACACCAATCAGGTCTGGACACTCTACCACTTGGCCAATGAGACAGAGGAGGGCACACTGTCCGCTAAAGTTATCTCCCAGCCTCCGTACAATGGTAGTGCTTATATTCGCAACTTTGGGGCTGGACATGTGTTACTGGCTGAGAGGTCCCCTTCCCCTCAGAAATCTGACACCCAGTCTTGGAGTGGCCAACCCAAACAGCCCCAGCCACCACCCTTCCTAATGAGCCCAAGAAGGGCCTTCACACACAGGGCACagtcctccaccctccctcctccttctctacccCAGCCTCCAACCGTCCACAACCAGGAGATCAGCATCCCCAACTTCTTCATGCATCCCCAACTTCTTCCTGTGTCCCCAGGCAAGATTGTTCGTAGCATTCCGACCGCGATGCAGACCGGGTCGAGGTCTGCTGTGGTCCGGCCAGGTGACCCCCCGGGGTACCTGTCATTCTCCGTTCCCATGGAGACGGTGAGCGGAGGTTCTGGTCAGGACGGTCAGGCCCAGTTCCTTCAGGTCATCAGTGCCGAGGGGAACACTGTTTACTCTCCCGCTCTCATAAACATTTTCACCACAGAGGAAGAGGACCAGGAAGGAGCCAGGAGGCGGCCAACTAGTGCCCCATTTAATTGGTAG
- the LOC106599673 gene encoding oxysterol-binding protein-related protein 1 isoform X2 gives MSGEVNHGDKKAQCNGVKKHRTSLPAPMFSRNDVSIWSILKKCIGMELSKIAMPVIFNEPLSFLQRLTEYMEHTYLIHQANATTDSMERMKCVAAFAVSAVASQWERTGKPFNPLLGETYELIREDLGFRWMSEQVSHHPPVSAFHAEGLQEDFLFHGSIYPKLKFWGKSVEAEPKGIITLELPKYNEAYTWTNPTCCVHNIIVGQLWIEQYGNVEVINHKTGERCSLTFKPCGMFGKELHKVEGYILDKSKKKLCAIYGKWTECLYTVDAATFDAHKKSDRKNSEEKKSNKQTSVDEEPEEMPLPDGDTVQVIPGSELIWRIAPRPDNSAEFYAFSMFAMQLNELEEGMKGVLPPTDCRLRPDIRAMEKGDIDLASAEKKRVEEKQRLARKNRSKSTEEWKTRWFHQGSNPHNKAQDWLYSNGYWERNYSLVPDIY, from the exons ATGTCTGGGGAGGTTAACCATGGCGACAAGAAGGCCCAATGCAACGGCGTCAAGAAGCACAG AACGTCTTTACCGGCACCCATGTTCTCCAGGAACGACGTCAGCATCTGGAGCATCCTGAAGAAATGCATCGGCATG GAGCTGTCTAAGATAGCCATGCCAGTAATCTTCAACGAGCCCCTGAGTTTTCTTCAGCGTTTGACAGAGTACATGGAGCACACGTATCTCATCCACCAGGCTAACGCTACCACAGACTCCATGGAGAGGATGAAG TGTGTGGCAGCATTTGCTGTGTCTGCTGTAGCATCACAGTGGGAGAGGACTGGAAAACCCTTCAATCCACTTCTAGGAGAAACCTATGAGCTGATCAG AGAGGACCTAGGGTTCAGGTGGATGTCGGAGCAGGTGAGCCACCACCCCCCTGTAAGCGCCTTCCACGCCGAGGGCCTGCAGGAAGACTTCCTGTTCCACGGCTCCATCTACCCCAAACTCAAGTTCTGGGGAAAGAGCGTTGAGGCAGAGCCTAAAGGCATCATCACCCTGGAGCTGCCCAA aTATAATGAAGCGTACACCTGGACAAACCCCACCTGCTGTGTCCACAACATCATCGTGGGCCAGCTGTGGATCGAGCAGTACGGCAATGTGGAAGTGATCAACCACAA GACCGGCGAGAGATGCAGCCTGACGTTCAAACCATGTGGTATGTTTGGCAAGGAGCTGCACAAAGTGGAGGGCTATATTCTGGATAAAAG cAAAAAGAAGCTCTGTGCCATATACGGTAAATGGACTGAGTGCTTATACACTGTGGACGCCGCCACCTTTGATGCTCACAAGAAATCTGACAGGAAGAACTCAGAGGAGAAGAAAAGCAACAAGCAG acCAGTGTAGACGAGGAGCCAGAGGAGATGCCCCTGCCTGATGGAGACACGGTCCAGGTCATCCCAGGAAGTGAGCTCATCTGGAGGATAGCCCCACGACCAGACAACTCTGCAGag tTCTACGCCTTCTCCATGTTTGCCATGCAGCTGAATGAGTTGGAGGAGGGCATGAAGGGGGTCCTGCCCCCCACAGACTGTCGACTCAGACCTGACATCAGAGCCATGGAGAAAGGAGACATAG ATTTGGCAAGTGCAGAGAagaagagggtagaggagaaacaAAGACTGGCCCGGAAAAATCGCTCCAAATCAACAGAGGAATGGAAAACAAG GTGGTTCCACCAAGGCTCCAACCCCCACAACAAAGCTCAGGACTGGCTCTACTCCAATGGCTACTGGGAACGGAACTACTCCCTGGTGCCTGATATTTACTGA